The Cryptomeria japonica chromosome 6, Sugi_1.0, whole genome shotgun sequence genomic interval TAACACGCCAAGAAAGAGTCAGCATGGCATCTAGTGGCGGTGTTTACAATTGAAATGCGTATATATACTTGTTCGCCATTGTTTGGAGGAAAACAATCTCAGTTCTCCCAAGGGGAAAAAAAAACCATTGAAAAAAGAAGAGTAGAGAACTATGGCTTCAATATGCAGGAACTCTTTGCATGTAATCTCAGTTATCCTATTGCAATTGGCAACGTGCCTTTCATTTCAACATGCCGCTGAAACGACATTTCAGCTTACAAAAAGTTCAATTCAGCCTCCGTTTGGAAACTCGTGAGAAACAATCTGAATCTCTGTTTTTTTCTTGAAGAGTTTTAGTTGACACGCAGTCAGTTTATCTCGTAAATTGACACCCATGTTTTAATTGCAGACTGTTACTGAAAGTGAATGGAACTGGAGTCCAGATTTACCGATGTGAGAAGAGCTCAAATGGGGCCGGGATGATGAACTATACCCATGTTGGAGCAACTGCAAAACTTTACTCTCCTTatgataatgagaaaaatgtatcagtGGGCTACCATTACTACCTTCCTCATCCCCTAGCCCAAGGAGCTCAGCCCACTTTTTCATTCAGCATGGTGGAAGGAGACCCTGTGTCTGCCATACCCGAGTCAACAGTTACAGGTATTGTAAGTTTTGTTCGAATGTTTTTTTTATCTAGACTTAAGAATTGGTGAGGCTACGAATAGGAAATCTTATtttgtcaaaattgaatttgaacctTGGTGACAAAAATAACGTCATATTTAAACCATTACACTATATAATACTGACAATATTTTAATGATTAAACGAATAATATTACATTTGTCTTTGAAGTTTGATGTTCCATTTCTTATATTATTCATTTTGTATGCCTCGAATCATTTTAGTCTCTTTGTGTTACAATTATTTTTCCCTTTATTGAGTTTCAGGATTTACTCAAAACATTTATGTTTGACTAAAAATAATAACAacacatttttatgtagaaaaaaaaatggtagataattgTATTTTTATTGTCATAAATTTGCATTTGAGTGATCTTATTTGATAGTTTAAAATGATCTCCAAATTTCTCTCATAGATTAAAAATGTGATCGAACAAACTCACAGAAAATTCTAAAAGCATTTCAATCATTTTGACCATCTTTAGAAACCTCTTGTCTATTGATTTCTgctatttaattattaatatggttACAGTTAACCCAATCGGTACAGAGAAGGGCAAGAGTGAGGATGACATTGATGATTTGCTGCTGAAGGGAATTAGTCATAGTGGGTATGGGCATGCAAGTGAGGTATCATATGTCCAACGCAGGCATTCCAAGGGTGGAGTTCCCCCACCATATTGTGAAGAAGATGCAAAAGAAATCCAAGTCCCATACACTGCACAGTACTTATTCTGGTCTCAGGATAGATCCCATGATACAGCAGCCATTCCTTCTGAAATAAGTGGTTATTCAAAGAATTCAATCCCTATTTTGGGGTATTATGGAGAAGGATATCAACACTACAGATTCAACGGTTCTTCCTGGATCAATTTCAATGTATCAGCTTTGCTGTATACTTCACCGGGACAGCAAGTAGTGGGAAGACATTATTTTCTTTCACAAGCTGATGACAAGGGAGGACAGCTTGCATGGGAATTCTCAATGCCTTCTGGTCTTGGGAAAGTTAGAGTGACTTTCAAGTTAGTGAGTACAGTTATAGTAGATCAAGATAGTATCCCTTGGACCAAACTTGAGGCCACTAGTTATGCTGCTGATCCTCCTTACATGTAAGTATATGATTCATATTATTCTTCTTTCATTAATATTATTCTCACCATTTTACTCATGGCTCTTTTCCTTTTGAATAAAATTGCAGAAGTAGATCATATATAGAGCAAGTGAAATACGTGCAGAGAGTTTCCACTGTGGGAGGACTTCCTCCTAAACATGAAGATACTCCAAATCCAGAAACAGGAAATATATACTTGTCACCTTTCTCCTCAATCTATTGGTTCTCCACTGATACCAATTCTTTGTAAATGCTGTGTTGACTAAGTATGAATTAATAAAATGTGCAAGATCACAATTGAGATCCGGGATTCCAATTCAAGTTCAATAATATTTTAATTGCTATATCTTTCCCATGGGTTTGTTCTTATT includes:
- the LOC131876546 gene encoding uncharacterized protein LOC131876546 codes for the protein MASICRNSLHVISVILLQLATCLSFQHAAETTFQLTKSSIQPPFGNSLLLKVNGTGVQIYRCEKSSNGAGMMNYTHVGATAKLYSPYDNEKNVSVGYHYYLPHPLAQGAQPTFSFSMVEGDPVSAIPESTVTVNPIGTEKGKSEDDIDDLLLKGISHSGYGHASEVSYVQRRHSKGGVPPPYCEEDAKEIQVPYTAQYLFWSQDRSHDTAAIPSEISGYSKNSIPILGYYGEGYQHYRFNGSSWINFNVSALLYTSPGQQVVGRHYFLSQADDKGGQLAWEFSMPSGLGKVRVTFKLVSTVIVDQDSIPWTKLEATSYAADPPYM